The proteins below come from a single Cannabis sativa cultivar Pink pepper isolate KNU-18-1 chromosome 3, ASM2916894v1, whole genome shotgun sequence genomic window:
- the LOC115708738 gene encoding uncharacterized protein LOC115708738, producing MEIQARIGIISSHAFTSSTLKSSSSSSYGTKKFLCSSNDSQDNQDDDDKFSMDWDKAWSSFRKQGRKKKSLFSQFSPNKYVSWNPRRSNYPLSEEVDPIKRAERSNLMLWTSPGFTLAGAIVLVTFLLIYTILAPMK from the exons ATGGAGATTCAAGCTCGAATCGGAATAATTTCTTCTCACGCTTTCACCTCCTCAACCCTcaaatcttcttcttcctcctcttaCGGGACCAAGAAGTTTCTCTGCTCCTCCAACGATTCTCAAGATAACCAAGACGATG ATGACAAATTCTCTATGGATTGGGACAAGGCCTGGTCAAGCTTTAGAAAGCAAGGGAGGAAGAAGAAATCCCTTTTCTCACAGTTCTCGCCAAACAAGTATGTGAGCTGGAATCCTAGACGTTCAAATTACCCATTGTCTGAGGAAGTTGATCCCATCAAAAGAGCAGAGAGGTCGAACCTCATGTTATGGACTAGTCCAGGGTTTACTCTTGCGGGAGCAATTGTATTAGTTACATTTCTTTTGATCTATACCATTCTTGCACCAATGAAGTGa
- the LOC115709988 gene encoding protein REVEILLE 8 isoform X2 → MNSNPSNNPQSTTPADGSAKKVRKPYTITKSRESWTEEEHDKFLEALQLFDRDWKKIEDFVGSKTVIQIRSHAQKYFQKVQKNGTLAHVPPPRPKRKAAHPYPQKASKNVLVPLQASLAYPSSMNPMVPAYSPWDEVSLLISPTSSKITSQEEFADIASKGAARNSNNSICGIASSSRSILGSEIPKHGKQGSVLHGPDFAEVYSFIGSVFDPDTNDHVQKLKEMDPINFETVLMLMRNLTFNLCNPDFEPIRKVMSSYDVNAKSMGIAKQNYNLPV, encoded by the exons ATGAACTCTAACCCTTCCAATAATCCACAATCAACGACGCCCGCTGATGGCTCAGCCAAGAAGGTCAGAAAGCCCTATACTATAACCAAGTCCAGAGAAAGCTGGACAGAGGAAGAACACGACAAATTCCTCGAAGCTCTTCAACT GTTTGATCGTGACTGGAAAAAAATCGAAGATTTTGTGGGTTCCAAGACAGTCATTCAG ATTAGGAGTCACGCCCAGAAATATTTTCAGAAAGTGCAGAAGAACGGGACTCTTGCTCATGTTCCTCCACCACGCCCGAAGCGCAAAGCTGCTCACCCTTACCCTCAAAAAGCATCCAAAAATG ttttggttccccTTCAAGCTTCCTTAGCTTATCCTTCTTCAATGAATCCTATGGTGCCTGCGTATTCACCATGGGATGAAGTTTCTTTGTTGATAAGTCCCACATCAAGTAAAATAACATCCCAGGAAGAATTTG CTGATATTGCATCAAAGGGGGCTGCAAGGAATAGTAACAACAGTATTTGTGGCATTGCAAGCTCAAGTAGATCAATACTAGGTTCTGAGATACCAAAGCATGGGAAACAAGGTTCTGTGCTCCATG GACCCGATTTTGCTGAAGTTTATAGCTTTATTGGGAGTGTCTTTGATCCAGACACTAATGACCATGTGCAGAAACTCAAGGAGATGGATCCCATTAATTTTGAGACA GTTTTAATGTTAATGAGAAACCTCACCTTCAACTTGTGTAACCCAGATTTTGAGCCTATT AGAAAGGTTATGTCATCGTATGACGTCAACGCAAAATCGATGGGAATTGCTAAGCAGAACTATAATCTGCCAGTTTGA
- the LOC115709988 gene encoding protein REVEILLE 8 isoform X1 has translation MNSNPSNNPQSTTPADGSAKKVRKPYTITKSRESWTEEEHDKFLEALQLFDRDWKKIEDFVGSKTVIQIRSHAQKYFQKVQKNGTLAHVPPPRPKRKAAHPYPQKASKNVLVPLQASLAYPSSMNPMVPAYSPWDEVSLLISPTSSKITSQEEFGNLQATEADIASKGAARNSNNSICGIASSSRSILGSEIPKHGKQGSVLHGPDFAEVYSFIGSVFDPDTNDHVQKLKEMDPINFETVLMLMRNLTFNLCNPDFEPIRKVMSSYDVNAKSMGIAKQNYNLPV, from the exons ATGAACTCTAACCCTTCCAATAATCCACAATCAACGACGCCCGCTGATGGCTCAGCCAAGAAGGTCAGAAAGCCCTATACTATAACCAAGTCCAGAGAAAGCTGGACAGAGGAAGAACACGACAAATTCCTCGAAGCTCTTCAACT GTTTGATCGTGACTGGAAAAAAATCGAAGATTTTGTGGGTTCCAAGACAGTCATTCAG ATTAGGAGTCACGCCCAGAAATATTTTCAGAAAGTGCAGAAGAACGGGACTCTTGCTCATGTTCCTCCACCACGCCCGAAGCGCAAAGCTGCTCACCCTTACCCTCAAAAAGCATCCAAAAATG ttttggttccccTTCAAGCTTCCTTAGCTTATCCTTCTTCAATGAATCCTATGGTGCCTGCGTATTCACCATGGGATGAAGTTTCTTTGTTGATAAGTCCCACATCAAGTAAAATAACATCCCAGGAAGAATTTGGTAATCTTCAAGCAACTGAAG CTGATATTGCATCAAAGGGGGCTGCAAGGAATAGTAACAACAGTATTTGTGGCATTGCAAGCTCAAGTAGATCAATACTAGGTTCTGAGATACCAAAGCATGGGAAACAAGGTTCTGTGCTCCATG GACCCGATTTTGCTGAAGTTTATAGCTTTATTGGGAGTGTCTTTGATCCAGACACTAATGACCATGTGCAGAAACTCAAGGAGATGGATCCCATTAATTTTGAGACA GTTTTAATGTTAATGAGAAACCTCACCTTCAACTTGTGTAACCCAGATTTTGAGCCTATT AGAAAGGTTATGTCATCGTATGACGTCAACGCAAAATCGATGGGAATTGCTAAGCAGAACTATAATCTGCCAGTTTGA